The genome window TCAATAAAGCTTTTGTAGCTTCTTTAAAAATCAAATGAGCTTCATCGATAAAAATCACCAATTTCGGTTTATCAGAATCTCCAGATTCAGGGAATTGAGAATAAATTTTATTCAATAAACTCAACATAAAAGTTGAAAATAAATTAGGCTGATTTTGAATATCAATTAAACGAATAATATTTACAATTCCTTTTCCGTCTTTCATTTTCAATAAATCTTGAACATCAAAACTTGGTTCTCCAAAAAACTTTGTTGCTCCTTGTTGTTCTAATGCAACAATCTTACGCAAAATAGCTCCCAAAGAAGCTGGCGCAATTGTTCCATAATTCGAATTTAATTCAGATTTTCCTTCATCAGAATCTGTCACATATTGCAAAACACGTCGAATATCCTCCAAATCAATCAAAGGTAAATTACGATCTTGACAATATTTGAATATAATTGAAATAATGCTTTCTTGTGTTTCATTCAGTTCTAAAATTTTACTGAATAAGATTGGACCAAAATCACTTACAGTCGCACGAAGTCTTGCTCCTGGCTCATCAGAAATAGACAAAAATTCGACAGGAGAAGCTTGCGGATCAAAAGGCAAATTAAGCGATTCCATTCTTTCTTGTGCATTTTTATCTTCCGAATTTGCAGCAGCTCCAATTCCAGATAAATCTCCTTTAATATCCATCAATAATGTAGGAACACCTTTCAGAGAAAGTTGCTCGGCGATAATCTGCAAAGATTTTGTTTTCCCTGTACCAGTTGCTCCGCCAATCAACCCGTGACGATTCATTGTTTTTAATGCTACTGAGATTTCAGCTTCTTCTACAATTTCGCCATCTAGCTTGGCTTTGCCTAAAATTATTTTATCGTTTTTATAAGAATAACGACTTTGTATCTCTTGAATAAAGCTTTCTTTCTGATTCATTTTGATTGATTATTGAATAAATATAGGAAAAAATTATTCTGAAATTTTATATTTTACAGCTACTGGATAATGATCAGAGAATTTTTTTCGAATAACATGCGCCTCAACAGAGTTAAACTCTTTAGAATGAAATAAATAATCAATTCTAATTGGAAATTTAAATCCATGAAAAGTTGTCGCATTTCCTTTTCCAACTTCTATATAAGAGTCGTGAAGATATTTTTTCAACTTCTCATATTCGTAAGAAACTGGAGTCGAATTAAGATCCGTTCCCAAAATAACTGGATAGCGCGAAGATGTGATATACGGAATAATTGCTTCTAACTGTTTTTGATGTTTTTGCATACCTTGCACCAATTTCAATTCAACTTTTCGACTAGAAATTTCTGCATTTCTCGAATCATCTGATTGAATAATTTCTTTTACCATCGCTTTATCAATATACATTGGTTCAAGATAAACATTAATTATACGAATCGTATCATTCCCTAAATCGATATCCGCATATGCGGCAAGACCATTCAATTCATCATTATCATCAGGCGTTATTTTTTTGGTTTGAATAATAGGATATTTACTATAAATTGTCAATAAACCATAAAATTCTGAATAATAATTCTTAAATTCTTTATTTTTTAGACTTTTCTGCTGACCTTCATACGCTTCTTGAAGCAACATAATATCAGCTTTATTCTTAATCAAAAGCTCTTTTGTTCCTTCTTCTTTAAAACCATGTACATTATATGTCAATACAGATAAATCAGCTTTTTTATCTTCAACTTTATTGAATTGTACAATTGGATATGAAAGATAAATCGGGTAAAACAATCCGGCTGAAAGAATTAAAATTAACAAAAAGTGTCGCCAGCTAAACAGTAACCAATACAGTAAAAACATTGCTCCGAATGCAAATAATATCGGAAAACCAATCGAAATAAAGTTAAAATATGGGATTTCTGTAGGCGTAAAAATTTTATTTAAATAGACACAATAAGCCACCAACAAAAAAACGATATTAATTGTTAGTACTAAACGATTGAAATAATTTAGTTTAAACTTACTGATTATACTCATTTTATCTACCTTCTCTAAACAGAAAGTCTTTTTCTTCTTTAGACAAACTCTCGTAACCTGAACGAGAAATCTTATCTAAAATTACATCAATTTTCTTTTGTTTTTCAACTTTTTGATGATTAAAATCGTAATCATCTTTCGGAACATTTGATCGCGAAGAAGTTGAAGAAGTATTTTTATATGTTTTGAAAGTTGATTTCTCTTTTTTCTTAAATAATTCCTCTATTCTGAAAATAAAATTACCTAAAAAATCATTTCCTCTCTCAAATTGTTTCATATAAAGATAACCAAAAATAGCACCTCCCAAATGAGAAATACTTCCGCCCGCATTTTGATTGGCAATAATATTATACACATCGAATGCGATAAATACATAACCAACATACAACAATGGAAATGAAGTTGGAATCAACAACAAACGAACAGGCATTTTCGGATTATACGAAATCATAGCAAAAAAAACTGCGTAAACCGCTGCCGAAGCACCAACTAATAAATGTGAATAATTGAAAACGTTCTGAAACAATAAAAAGAAAATTCCGCCAGCGATCCCTCCAAAAATATAGAATGTAACTAAATTTCGGTTTTGAAATTGTTGCAAAAACATTTGTCCAACAAAATACAACAAAACCATATTCATTATCAAATGAAAAAGATTGCCATGTAACCAAGAATATGTTAGGATTTGCCAAGGTCTTACAATCAAATCATCGAAAGATGACAAAGCAAACAAACCTGTTGTTGTAATCGTAGAATTTACTATCGTTCGAAGAACAAAATCAATAATTAACAATGTAAAAAACACCACAACGTTAATGTAAATCAACTTTGTTGCACTATTTCCTGATGAATATTTTAATTTTAAATCGTCTAAGATATTATTTGCCATTTTTTAATTCCATCTATATAAATTCTTTTTCCAATGTCTTGTTAACAAGAAGCCAATCAATCCACCTCCTAAATGTGCAAAGTGAGCTACATTTCCAATGTTTTGATATCCCATATAAAACTCAATTAATACCATAATTGGAATAAAATATTTCGCTTTTATCGGCACTGGAAAAAAGATTAACATTAATTTTTCATCTGGATATAAAACCGCGAATGCTAACAATAAACCATAAATAGCTCCAGAAGCACCAACCATATTACTCAAGTAATAACCTTGTAATTCTTTAGCATTAATATTACTATCAATTAAACCATTACTAAAATAAGATCCGTCTAAACCTCTAACAGAATATTGAAGTATTTTTGATATAGGAAACGATTGTGAATTTAATACATCTTTTAAGTGCTCTATTTGAAAATAATTAACCGCATTAAACAATATAAAACCTCCTAAACCAGCTAACAAATAAAGTATCAAGAATTTTTTTGGTCCAAAAGTTTGTTCAACCACAGAACCAAACATCCACAATGCAAACATATTAAACAAAATATGCGAAAAATCGGCATGCATAAACATATGCGTCAAAATTTGCCAAAATTTGAAGTTGGGAGATTCTGGATAAAAAGCACCTA of Empedobacter falsenii contains these proteins:
- a CDS encoding helicase HerA-like domain-containing protein: MNQKESFIQEIQSRYSYKNDKIILGKAKLDGEIVEEAEISVALKTMNRHGLIGGATGTGKTKSLQIIAEQLSLKGVPTLLMDIKGDLSGIGAAANSEDKNAQERMESLNLPFDPQASPVEFLSISDEPGARLRATVSDFGPILFSKILELNETQESIISIIFKYCQDRNLPLIDLEDIRRVLQYVTDSDEGKSELNSNYGTIAPASLGAILRKIVALEQQGATKFFGEPSFDVQDLLKMKDGKGIVNIIRLIDIQNQPNLFSTFMLSLLNKIYSQFPESGDSDKPKLVIFIDEAHLIFKEATKALLNQIETMVKLIRSKGVGLYFVTQVPGDVPDAVLSQLGLKVQHALRGFTAKDRKEITKAIENYPTTTYYKADEVITQLGIGEAFVTALDEKGIPTPLSYTYMRAPNSRMDILTSNEIDMITSNSDLVTKYATDIDRESANEILSKKLEQQKNIEKPAAKATSTRSVPKEKDWTDNPVVRDVSRTATRKLMDFGMKMLTNFLKGKK
- a CDS encoding endonuclease/exonuclease/phosphatase family protein; the encoded protein is MSIISKFKLNYFNRLVLTINIVFLLVAYCVYLNKIFTPTEIPYFNFISIGFPILFAFGAMFLLYWLLFSWRHFLLILILSAGLFYPIYLSYPIVQFNKVEDKKADLSVLTYNVHGFKEEGTKELLIKNKADIMLLQEAYEGQQKSLKNKEFKNYYSEFYGLLTIYSKYPIIQTKKITPDDNDELNGLAAYADIDLGNDTIRIINVYLEPMYIDKAMVKEIIQSDDSRNAEISSRKVELKLVQGMQKHQKQLEAIIPYITSSRYPVILGTDLNSTPVSYEYEKLKKYLHDSYIEVGKGNATTFHGFKFPIRIDYLFHSKEFNSVEAHVIRKKFSDHYPVAVKYKISE
- a CDS encoding rhomboid family intramembrane serine protease codes for the protein MANNILDDLKLKYSSGNSATKLIYINVVVFFTLLIIDFVLRTIVNSTITTTGLFALSSFDDLIVRPWQILTYSWLHGNLFHLIMNMVLLYFVGQMFLQQFQNRNLVTFYIFGGIAGGIFFLLFQNVFNYSHLLVGASAAVYAVFFAMISYNPKMPVRLLLIPTSFPLLYVGYVFIAFDVYNIIANQNAGGSISHLGGAIFGYLYMKQFERGNDFLGNFIFRIEELFKKKEKSTFKTYKNTSSTSSRSNVPKDDYDFNHQKVEKQKKIDVILDKISRSGYESLSKEEKDFLFREGR
- a CDS encoding rhomboid family intramembrane serine protease; this encodes MRQSIPPITKNLLIINGLFFLATFVFSTKGIDLRVILGAFYPESPNFKFWQILTHMFMHADFSHILFNMFALWMFGSVVEQTFGPKKFLILYLLAGLGGFILFNAVNYFQIEHLKDVLNSQSFPISKILQYSVRGLDGSYFSNGLIDSNINAKELQGYYLSNMVGASGAIYGLLLAFAVLYPDEKLMLIFFPVPIKAKYFIPIMVLIEFYMGYQNIGNVAHFAHLGGGLIGFLLTRHWKKNLYRWN